ATAACCTCACCCCAAcgaagaacatgctgataaatgACATATCGCGAAGAACCATAGTAGACGAAGAACCAAGCATTTCAAGTGATCCATGAAAGACCTATGTCTTTCGTGAGAATGTTTCTTCTCATATGATCCCCGACGAACCTCTAATACTTCGTGAGTTCTGGGTTCTTCGTGGGCTTTGGATAAGGCCTAGCTATTCTTCGTATAGGCTGTGGATAAGGTTGTATAAAAGGCATGTTTGCAAACTGTTTTCAGACAACACACAGAGAGAGCCAGAGCACATCAGAGAGTTTTGTCGATTCTTATTGTATTATCTTGTACCGAAACACTTTGATTTGAATACACGAACGCATTAGTCATTGAATCTTTGTTTTGTGCTTGCTCTCTGTCTCGGTTTGTGTCGAAAcgaggattccgcactcgttacggcaCTCGAAACAAGAAGTCATCGTAGTCCGATGACCCGTATCGGGAACTACAGTACCTAAAGACCAGAACCTTTAGAATCGTCTCCATTAGAATTGCCCGCGAGGTGTAGTTTGCTGCTTTCGAATACCAATTGTTGGCCCAGCTCCCTCTTGACAGTTGATATTGGAAATTAGGAAAAGCACACCAAAAACAATCAACAACACCCTAGTTAAACTAAATATAAACTTTAGCATACTAGGAATTAAACTCCTAAACTATACCACTCAGGTTTCACAAAAGTTGTCAAATCCATCCATTTCTTTAACACCGTTAGAAACTAACGTTAAATGAGGGGTATTTTGGATGGATCTTAAAGGTGCCCAAACCTCATGTTCGATTTTGGCAGTTTACCCTTTATAatgtttttctaaatttttattaatatttttttataactatTTTTTCCAATCGCTTTTTTAGTATAAatgttttatattttaatttctttaaaatattttttttaatcacCAAACCAATTATAGTCTATTTTTTtaatacttgaaaaaaaaaaactgtttggTGTAAAATTTAGTTGACTCAGTTTGAGTGACAAAATAAGAAACGTAACTCACTTTGTAAGTATCCACTTGTTTTCCTTTATCTCTAGCTGATCACAAGCTTTGTATTTTTAAGAAAACCAGCAATTAAAAAAAGTTAAGATTCCTTCAACTCAAAAATACATCCAAgtttgtaggtccctcggaggatgaggtcaaaccttaaccttgttatgttaaacacactagcaagtgcggaatccaagctagagtgcaaaccgagatgaaacaagcacaaacacaagacacacaaaattcaccgattaacaccacttatattaatacgtatgaaaggttcggttacaagctcaatgtctacaaatctgttttgcaaactctctatgTGTGTGTGTTCTCTGTGAAGTATCTCTCTGCTTGCTTAaaatgaagtgaacacattacatgggtatatatacccaacacagatcgtctggtcgaaggatcagataggcTGATCATCAGATagatgatcgaaagatcatctatcgatctgaaacctgtcgaaggatctacatatacctcgaaggatgatctatcgaggtccatcaacatccatcgaaggttcatctttcgagctcatcgaaggatctaaactatccttcgatgagtcatccttcgacacagacatgtTATAATCAgcttctaactgtttggccaagtcaaaccaggaggatggttgacttggtcaaacttacaggactaacaaaggacatcgttttgtatcatgacaaattacagacaaagtacagacacaagtgcaccaacaaagttAAATTTCATTCAACTGGAACAATTCTCTATTTACATCTATCTATAAAGTGTTCCTAATTGTTAGCTGTTTACAAAACTACCGTTATAAAGACAAACGTATACATGTCAGAACGCTCCCAAACGAGAAGCAATATCCGTGAATACGTCTTCACTACATGGAATTGTGAGCGCGCCCATTGGGTGGTTGTACCCAAACTCTTCCTCTACCTGATGCAGTAACTCCTGAAACAAAGGTTCGCTTAATAGTCATACCGGGACCATGTGCCGCTTCTTCTCTTGTTCCCCAACATAAATTGCAAAATAGCCTTTTGGGATGTCCGTATATGTTGGAGTTCTGCTTCCATTAGATAATGACCGCCTCAGAATTTTTATTGCTTGAATGATACGAGGCATACGGATGGCCATATTTTCAAGATAGTGTGAGTCTGTTTCACTTGGAAATGTTTGTTATCGAAAACAAAATCAAAGTATTGCTTCTGGTTGGGTGATATTGTAGATGATTTTCTAGGAAGATGTGGGTGTATTGTGCATgttgaatgatatatatatatataccaagaAGATATAATGAGGTACATAATAGACAGGGGCACATGGACGAGAAAACAAACACACATGGTCTTGTATCttgaaaataaaattataaagaaTTTGTGGACATCGATATTCAATCACAATCCAAACAGGAGATCAACATGAATAATTATATGGCCTTGAGTAGAATAAGTAGTGAAGAAGGCCAATGTCACATGGCTTTGTCTTGATGATTGAGTCAACAATTATCACTTGTAGGACACTGTGTCCTCCCACCTAGTGATCTGCATTAGACTTGGTTATCCAAACTAGTGTTTAAACTACAGCTTTAACCACTAACATCGATGCTTAAATATAAAACAAAACGGAAATTACCCTCTAATTCAAGATTGCTGATTGAAAGTAGCAAATATACAGTCTTAATTTCTTAGGGAGTTATGTTTCCAAGGAACCTGAGCCTCCTGAAAATTGTTTAGTGACTGCCTCACACACGTTGATCAACACATAAGATGAGCAAAAACTCTAGAATGCCTTCGTTACATCGTAACGTGGATGTTTAAGAAGTTTAGTAAAGTTGTTGAGCGCTAGCGATTATTATCTTCAATATCTCTGAAGCTCAGTGTTTATGCTGACCTCAAATTCTAGATTGCCACCATTACATCTATCTTGCCTTTTTGTTCGAGGCAGGTGTTTGTGTGAACCTCAAACACTAGCTAGCTCATTTAAGAACACTTAAGACTCTATAGTGGGAATTCTTTCCTTGACCATGGTAATTATATTAATAGAAATTTCAAACAGGAGAACCATTTAAACTGAGTCTGTATTGTTAACAAGTTCGGGACTCGTACATGTGTAACCTTGCCTTTATTTCAATGCTTTTTACAAGGCAGGATCTGGATTAGGTATAAACATCTTCTTATTGTCAGGTTTTATCTAAATGTGAGAGCATGTAATTCTCAGTGTAGCTATCCAGTTAAACCTTTTTAACTAGCTACTAACTCGCTTCTTATTCAAATAAAACCATGTTATAAAAATATAGAATACCATGAACTCAAAAGAATATCCAAACTAAATTTCATTCATCTGGATCAATGATCTAAATTTACAACTATAAATGGTTCCTACTGGTTAGATGTTTACAAAACTGTTGTAGATATAGACAGATGTAAACAAGTCAAAATGCTCCCAAACGAGAAGCCAGATCTGTGAATACATCTTCACTACAGGGAATCGTGAGCCCGCCCATTGGATGGTTGTAGCCAAACTCTTCTTCTGCCTGATGCAGTAGCTCCTGAAACGTAGGTTCGCTTAGTAGTGATACAGATACCACAAACCGCTTCTTCTCTTGTTCTCCAACATAAATGGCAAAATAGCCTTTGGGGATGTCCATAGATGCAGGAGTGGTGCTACCATTAGAGAGGGACCGTTTGAGAATTTTTCTTGCTTGAATGATGCGTGGCATACGTATGGCCATGTTTTCAAGGAAGCGAGAGGCTGCTCACTTACAAAAGTTGTTGAAGGAAGATAAGAATCAAAGTAGCGCTTCCTGGTGAAAGATATGATGTTGTAGATGAGTTTTGATGTGGTTGTATTGGGAATGCTGAACACTTTATATAAGAACAGGATATAATGATCATTTCACAATAGACGGTGACATATGGAGGATTGAGCAGACGCACATGGTTTTGGGTCCCTACATTAAAATTATGGATGTTTTTGTGGACACCAATCTCCAGTGGCAAGCAAAGAAGGACTATACCAGGAAATATATATGGTCAGAGTTCTTATCACATTAACTAGTAAATAAGAGGACCAATATCACATGCATGTGTCTTGGCATTTCAACCAAAAATTCCATATTGGGTCATTGTGTCTTACCACCTAAGGACCGATGGTTCAGCTGGTTATCCAAATTAGTGGTTTGAAAATCGTCCCTGGCCCCTAGGATATTCATTAACCTATTAATTCTCAACAAAGATATACAAAATATAAATCTATGTAAAGTTTACCCATTGAATATGTCAAAAATAAATTAATCATCTCTTGATTTGTAGGGTTTTTGTAGGTCCCGAATCTGAGAGGATCGAATACGAAACCgaatccttgtttataacaaacacgGTCACGGGTGCGGAAAACCCGTAACGATGCCAAACCAAGCACAGATAATGATGATGAACACAAAGTAACCAATGAATCACACTTAATTGATTAGATGAGAACAAAGGTTCAAACCGATACACACAGTTTGAAGTAAACTCTTACAGTGGGTTATGCTCTCATAGTTTCAAAGTAAAACCATGTGTGTTTATATAGGCAGCTAGACACAACAGTGACGAAACATGGGGGCTTATGGCGAAACTACACAAGGTTTGATGAAACTCCATGATTTTTGTCCTGTAGTATGGTGAAACTCCTAGGAGTTTCATCACAACACAAGTTTCGTCATGGATAAACTTGAAGTTTCACCATGGTTTTGTCCTTTAGCATGATGAAACTTAGAGTTTCATGATGGTTTTGTCCTTTAGCTTGGTGAAACTCTAGGAGTTTCATCATGGAGTTTCCCCATGCACTAGATGACGAAACTTGGAGTTTCATCACAAAGTGAGTTTCCCCATATGAGTGCTCGACGAAACTTGGGTGTTTGGTCGAGGGCTGCCAAACATGGATATGATGCAAACTGTTAACAGTTTGCTGCAGACCGTTATAAACACACAAACAGACATAAACCAAgtatgcaacatgcattgttcatttatacattacaaaacaaaTGAGACAAACTTGTCGGACCCAAgtaggataggaggatatccgacttggtcttcATTCCGTTAAAGTGTCGAACCGAACATGCCGCGTCCACACAAAAGTGTATCAACAGTTTTGCAATACCAAGAACCTCCAGTTAACGTTCTTTGGATGTCTCGTCCAGGTTGATCATTACATATGACATGCGAACTTTTAGAACATCTCCTTTAAATCATATCTTTGTACATGTAGTCAAGTTGCTGTGTGCTGATTTTTTCATGTCTAATGATTGTAGTGGTCAGAAATGTTGCCTTTGTTGTTCCTGTGACATGCTTATGTGGACATCatttacaagtattacaagaaCATGTAAAATACTAACAGGTGAGATTCGTTCCTATGCAAGGTAATTATCATAATTTGAATTTCACTCTGCTGTAATCAGAGACCATATTGTTAACAAATGATTGGAGGACatgtgtttgttttgttttagttCAGTGAGTGACTTATGTATAATGGATGTCTCTTCCTGGTGTAAAATTTAGTTGATTGAGTGCAGTGTCAGTTTGAGTGACAAAATAAGAAACGTAATTCTCTTTGTAAGTATCCACTTGTTTTCCTTTATCTCTAGCTGATCACAAGCTTTGTATTTTTAAGAAAACCAGCAATTAAAAAAAGTTAAGATTCCTTCAACTCAAAAAATACATCCAAGTTAAATTTCATTCAACTGGAACAATTCTCTATTTACATCTATCTATAAAGTGTTCCTAATTGTTAGCTGTTTACAAAACTGCGGTTATAAAGACAAACGTATACATGTCAGAACGCTCCCAAACGAGAAGCAAGATCCGTGAATACGTCTTCACTACATGGAATTTGAGCGCGCCCATTGGGTGGTTGTACCCAAACTCTTCCTCGCAGTAAGTCCTGAAACAAAGGCTCGCTTAATAGTGATACCGGGACCATGTGCCGCTTCTTCTCCTGTTCCCCAACATAAATTGCAAAATAGCCTTTTGGGATGTCCGTATATGTTGGAGTTCTGCTTCCATTAGATAATGACCACCTCAGAATTTTTCTTGCTTGAATGATACGAGGCATACGGATGGCCATATTTTCAAGATAGTGTGAGTCTGTTTCACTTGGAAATGTTTGTTATGGAAAACAAAATCAAGGTATTGCTTCTGGTTGGGTGATATTCACTACAAGAACAGGGCACCTTTAGCGGCGACGGGTGTCGCCGGTATTGACCActtttgtcgccgctattgaccattagcggcgacatgtcgcTGGTAAAGCATCGCCGGTATTGCTGGGCCGGTATTGACCGGTTGTCGCCGGTATTAATTATTGTCGCCGGTATTGACCAGCCAGTTTTAGCGGCGACAGCTGTTGTCGCTAAAGGTGTCGCCGGTATTAACCTTCGTCGGTAAAGATTGAAAGGCAATAGCGGCGACacgtgtcgccgctaaaagtctgtttttgttttttaatacaACAGCTGTATATACAGATATACAGCTGCCAGccagttttacggccgaaaaaacAAAACCTGCCTATTTTCAAACAACGGAAGTACACGCCATGAACATAATCAACAGATACTAAAGGTAATATAATTAAAAACTACGTTTAAGTCGTACATTATATCCTACAACGTTTAATTAAATCCAAATCATACATTAAAAACAAGTCACTCATCGTCATCATTATCGTTGGGTTCATCGTCGGATTCATTATCGAATAAGTTGTCAGAATGGTAGTCTTTtgactttccttttccttttccttgtgaAGCAAGATAGTTGTTAAGTTGGTTCAAAAATGACGGGGTTTGGAACAAGCTGTTAACAAAATCCTACAATAATAGATAGCAAAACGTATATTAGCATATTAATTAACGCtaccaacatatatttaacaaggaAACATGCGTTCGTTTGTCATTTTATAAATTGCGTAGTTTACCTCAGAAAAGGGTTCTTGCGTCCGAGATTGCGAAGACGACATGTTAGATGACGAGTGCGAGGACGTGTTGGAAGAAGTTTTAGGCCCCATCCCGCGGTACCATCCTCGCCGCTCACCCAACGCTTCCTGATACGGGGCAATTGGCGGACCCTCACCGCTCCATTCACTTGTGGCGTGTTGTATGTTCCGCTGTATTTTACGAAGATGattaaatatatatgtgtgtatatatatatatatttgttatagaaaataatacttaaaagaaATACTTACGTAATTTTGTTCAGCAACCGGATCAACCCAATTCCCTTGATTGTCCGTGTGGGTTTTAGCATACGTAGGTACCCAATCCATATCCTGTTTAACATTAAACTTAGATTAgacattaaataaacaaaagcttacacacacgcacacatacataaaacattatatttttatTGGCGGTGCTACCGTACGAAGATGTCCCCCCACGGTATGGGAATTGTTGTTTCTCGCGTACTAGTGTGTTGGCCTTgcttcttttaatatatttttcttcCCGGAAACCTTCAATGGTTCTCAACCAGTTATCATAGGGCATATCCGGGGGATGGAATGCCCTTGCACTCTCAAGATCATTGTAACCTCCCTTGCTCTTAAATAATTTTTTAGCATCGTGCTTGCGGTCAGAGTACCGCTTCATAAGTACAGCCCTAATGCCACCCGTCAAGTTTTTGGCCTCTATATCACGTTCCACTTcatcaaaattgaaattttcctacaaattaaataaaaaagttaaaatatcatatacacattagatttgcatgtgcttaaatatttgataaaattttatGCATATAAGTTATTTACCCGTAAGTGGTTCATGAGGGCATCCTTGTAATGTTGTTCAACGTTATCCCATCCAATTTTATCGAACCACATATACAGGCCGGCCTCCCGTGAAAACATATCTCTTGTTTTACCAACAGGGGTATACGTCACCTGCCTGTCAAACGTAAGCGATACAGGCCCCCCCGCTTTTACCAGACGCCTTAGCTTCTCGTTTTTTGCTTTCCCCCTAACCCTCTTCGGGGGAACCGctgcaattaaaacaaaaataattactaacaacatttataatataaaaaatataaggactacaaaataatttagtaaaaGACTTACCGTCTGTCTCGTGTGTGCCACGAAATCCACCAGGAGGAAGCGGTGGATCACCAGCGCCGTCACCCCCATGTCCCCAGGGGGCCGCATCAGCCATCAGATAAGCGAATATCAACAATACAGAAAACATAATCCCTATAAAGTTACAAATGTTATAGCatgtgaatgtgtattacatgattgtttgtttaagaaaaattcggcagcatttcctcttagctcccaagtatatatgtaatgatatatatacccgaggagcaaagagaaaatgataaccgaatccttcttaaacaaacaatcatgtaatacacattcacatCCTAAATGAGATAAAGTATTCAAAAAGCAGTCCCAAGATAAACGGGGACAACCCGAAATTAATTTCTAAATCAATTTCGGGCGGGTATTTCTAAACTCGTTatgtttaaaatgattaattCAAACACGGGCACAATTTTTTAAGCTTGTTATGTTCTTAATGATTGTTTTAAATTTTGGGCGGAACGTTATGTTTTAAATCATGATTTCAATTTCGATTGGGTGTTTTCTTAGCTCGTTATGTTTGAAATGATGAATTCAATATCAGGCACGGTTTTTTAAATATGTAATGTTCTTCATTTTGTTAGctccttttttttataaatgttttcaaacCTAAACACAAACATACTAATTATCAAacttaaactttttttttcaaacctACACATAAACATACTACCAACACACATACATACTTATAAAGACACATTTACATACGTACACATACATACCTACAAACACACATTTTGACCAAAAACACAAAATTTATACTTACTTACATACACATttgcatattttatacaaacatacataatAATATACACATTTTCACCAATTACAAACATTTACATGCACAATTGTTCATCATTTATAAACAcctacatactaacatacacctacatacatacgtTCATAAacttacatacacacatacatgcttacatacaccaAAATACACAAATCAATAGATTTTCCTATACACATTTTTatcaaatacacctacattatacatttggcatactaacatacacctacatacatacattacttcATAGACTAACCGTATTCGAGATGCTTACATACacctaaacttaaaaaaaaataaaaaaaattatacatttaCATACCTAAACCAAATTAATAGATTTTCATTACttctaaacttaaaaaaaatcaatagatacacctacatacatacacaaATCAATAGATTTTCATTACttctaaactaaaaaaaaaaaaaaaaccgtattCAAGATGCTTACATAAAACTAAACCAAAAATTATACATTTACATACCTAAAccaaaaattatagaatttctaaactttaaaaaaaaaagagcAAAAACAAAGTGAAACTAACCGATGGTGGTGACCGGATTTGAGATGGTGGTGACCGGATATTTGAGATGGTGGTGACCGGATTCGAGATGGTGGTGATCGGATATTTCTTCCacaaacacaaaaatacacaaaAATGAGCAAAAATTAAAGCCTATAACATGTATATAACAAATGTAGAGAAGAAATCTAACAAAAACAAAGTGAAACTAACCGATTTGGACGATTTTCGCGAGTTAGCAGTGGTGTTCGGAAGTTTTTTTGGGGGAAAAGTGAAAGAGGAGGGAGAAGTTGGCGCTGTATAGGGGTTTGGGTCATTCAACCATTAGCGGCGACAGATTGTCGCCGGTATTGACGCTTGTCGCCGGTAAAGACTTTAATGAGGTTGACCAGAGGTTAGGTTGACCAGGGATAAGATTTGTGTGGCTAGGGATTAAAGTTCTGACATTTACTTTTAGCGGAGACCAGCTGTCGCCGCTATTACCCTACCCATGTCGCCGGTAATGATTTATTAATCCCCAACCGTCAGATCATGCTTTTGATCAACGGATGGGGTTGTGTTTGAGATCCTGTGACGcggatcgaccaatagcggcgacatttgacctgtcgccgctaaaggtgccATGTTCTTGTAGTGATTGTAGATGATTTTCTAGGAAGATGTGGGTGTATTGTGCATgttgaatgatatatatatatataccatgaAGATATAATGAGGTACATAATAGACAGGGGCACATAGACGATAAAACAAACACACATGGTCTTGTATCttgaaaataaaattataaagaaTTTGTGGACATCGATATTCAATCACAATCCAAACAGGAGATCAACATGAATAATTATATGGCCTTGAGTAGAATAAGTAGTGAAGAAGGCCAATGTCACATGGCTTTGTCTTGATGATTGAGTCAACAATTATCACTTGTAGGACACTGTGTCCTCCCACCTAGTGATCTGCATTAGACTTGGTTATCCAAACTAGTGTTTAAACTACAGCTTTAACCACTAACATCGATGCttaaatataaaacaaaatgGAAATTACCCTCTAATTCAAGATTGCTGATTGAAAGTAGCAAATATACAGTCTTAattttgttgatacatattatgtggtcgcgactcggttcggttcaacttggttttgacacgg
The Helianthus annuus cultivar XRQ/B chromosome 6, HanXRQr2.0-SUNRISE, whole genome shotgun sequence genome window above contains:
- the LOC110865935 gene encoding auxin-responsive protein SAUR21, which translates into the protein MAIRMPRIIQARKILKRSLSNGSTTPASMDIPKGYFAIYVGEQEKKRFVVSVSLLSEPTFQELLHQAEEEFGYNHPMGGLTIPCSEDVFTDLASRLGAF
- the LOC110865934 gene encoding uncharacterized protein LOC110865934, which encodes MDWVPTYAKTHTDNQGNWVDPVAEQNYRNIQHATSEWSGEGPPIAPYQEALGERRGWYRGMGPKTSSNTSSHSSSNMSSSQSRTQEPFSEDFVNSLFQTPSFLNQLNNYLASQGKGKGKSKDYHSDNLFDNESDDEPNDNDDDE
- the LOC118479312 gene encoding uncharacterized protein LOC118479312; protein product: MAPLAATEISDHHHLESGHHHLKYPVTTISNPVTTIGIMFSVLLIFAYLMADAAPWGHGGDGAGDPPLPPGGFRGTHETDAVPPKRVRGKAKNEKLRRLVKAGGPVSLTFDRQVTYTPVGKTRDMFSREAGLYMWFDKIGWDNVEQHYKDALMNHLRENFNFDEVERDIEAKNLTGGIRAVLMKRYSDRKHDAKKLFKSKGGYNDLESARAFHPPDMPYDNWLRTIEGFREEKYIKRSKANTLVREKQQFPYRGGTSSYGSTANKNIMFYVCVRVCKLLFI